Sequence from the Priestia megaterium genome:
GTAATCTGATAGCTGATGAGTTTCTCCATTAACATCTCTTAATATAAAGTCAGGTGCCTTATCTCCTACTGATACCTTTTGTTTATCAGCAAAGAATTGAGCATAAAGGGTATATCCAACCGCGCACAGCAACACTGCCAATATAACTGTTCGAATAATCAAGCGCTTTTTTTTCATGGCACGAACTCCTTTTAACCGCTTTCAATACGCTTTTTTCTACCATTATATCATTTTTGTGGTAGTGGCTTTCCAATAATATTTCGACGTTTCTGTGAAGTCTTCCTCTCATTCTACAAGTTCGACATTTTTTCAAAAAACCTTGCTTGTTTTTCTAATTCACGACATATTTCATAAAAAAAACAGGTAAGTGAAAATTACTTACCTGTTTGAGACATTGAATATAATTGTTTGACTTCATGCGCTGTAAGCTCACGAGCTTCTCCTGCATTTAATCCGCGTAAATCTAAAGGTCCGTAGCGCTCACGTTTTAATTTTAATACAGAATGTCCAATTGCATCGAACATGCGACGTACTTGACGATTTTTCCCTTCGTGAATCGTCAATTCCACAATCGCCGTCTGCTTGCTTTTATCAATAGAAAGAACTTTTGCACGAGCTGGTGCTGTTTTTCCGTCCTCAAGCATCACACCGCGCTGCAGCTGTCTGATTTTTTCACGACTTGGAATTCCTTTAATTTTAGCCACATACACTTTGTCCACTTCAAATTTAGGGTGCATTAGCTGATTAGCAAATTCACCATCGTTTGTTAAAAGAAGTAAACCCGACGTATCATAGTCCAGACGTCCAATGGGATAAATTCTTTCTTCTACATGTGGAAAGAAGTCAACGACTGTTTTTCTTCCCTTGTCGTCGTTAGCAGCTGAAATTACGCCTCTTGGTTTGTATAACATAAAGTAAACGGGCGCTTCGCTTTCTACCGGCACTTCGTCTACTTCAATTTTATCGTTAGGACCTACTTTCGTGCCCAATTCTCTTACAACTTTTCCATTTACTTTCACTCGGCCTTGGCCGATTAATTCTTCAGCTTTACGTCTTGATGCTACACCTGCGTGAGCAATCACTTTTTGTAATCGTTCCATTAACACTTCACCTCTTGTAACATCTTACTTGTTTACGAAGTAATACACAAGTCTATTTGCCACTCAGAGGTAGAATTTTCGATTTCTTACCGGCCAAACACAAGGATTACAATGACAACTGAGGCAATAATTCCTACCAAATCTGCCAGTAAACCAACCTTCAGCGCATCTCCCATTTTTTTAATGCCAACCGCTCCAAAATAAACCGTTAAAATATAAAATGTGGTATCCGTACTTCCCTGCATGGTCGATGCCAAACGACCGATAAAAGAATCAGGTCCGTATGTAGAAATTAGATCCGTCGTGATACCAAGAGCAGCCGTTCCAGATATCGGTTTGATAAGAGCTAAAGGTACAATTTCAGCCGGAACGCCAACTGCTTGAAGCATAGGTTTTAAAACAGATAAGAAAAAATCAAGGGCTCCTGAAGCTCGAAAAATAGAGATGCTCACTAACATGCCGACTAAGTAAGGAATGATGGAAAAAGCAATTTGTAATCCGTCTTTCCCTCCCTCTACAAACTTTTCATACGTAGGAATTTTTTTATAGGTTCCATAAAGTAAAATACATCCTACGATAAGAGGAATAAACATCAATGATACTTGATTAAGCATAGTCATTTTCGTTTTCCTCCTTTTCGTGTGCGTCGATAATAAAAAAAGCGATCAATGATGATAGCTCCTATCGTAGCTACAACAGTCGCTAAAAGTGTTGTACCCACAATTTCAGTAGGATTAGCCGAGTTATACGTAATTCGAATTGCAATAACTGTGGTTGGTATAAGCGTTAAACTGGTTGTGTTAAGTGCTAAAAGTGTGATCATAGAACGGCTTGCTTCGTCTCTATCGCCGTTTAGCTTTTTAAGCTGCTCCATCGCTTTAATGCCAAGAGGAGTTGCCGCATTCCCGAGCCCAAACATATTCGCCATCATATTGGACAATATGTACCCTAAGGCCGGATGATCTTTTGGAACATCAGGGAAAAGTCTTGTAATAATGGGTCGAAACAGTTTCGCTAACTTGTCGAGAAGCCCTGCACTTTGAGCAATATTCATCATTCCTAACCAAAAGACCAGCACGCTGATTAACCCAATGCTGATGGTCACTGCTTCGCCTGCTCCTTGAAAAATTGCTTTGTTTACATCACCAATTTTCCCATTTATAATCGCAAAAACAATTCCGATAATGGTCAGCAGCATCCAAATAATATTAACCATTTGTTTTGGCTCCAGACTGAATAAACATTAATCGCTTTACTCTATCAAAGAAACCTTTTTGCTGCTCGGACTGCTTTTCGAAATAAATTGGAACACTGTCAATCGTCTCTCCACTTCTATAAATATCGAGCTTTCCTACCACATTTGGAACTTCCCCTGTTTCTTTCCACTGCTTTTTAGGCTGAATTAACGTTGTTTTCACTTCTACAGAGCTTTGTTCTTTCTTTGTGAGCGGATAGACGACATTTCGTTTAATATACAACTGATCTTTATAAAAAGAATCCTTTATATCTGCCAATTCGCCTTTTGCAGCTAAACTGGTCATATCATATTTATCAAATGCATTTTCATACATGGAAATGTGATCGTTCCAATCATCTGGGGCATTAATCGTTACGGCGATTAAATCCATTCCATCTTTTGTAGCAGTTGTCACAAGCGTTCGTTTTGCTAATTTTGTATATCCTGTTTTTCCGCCAGTACAGTATGCATATAGTGTTGTCAGCAGTTTATTTTTGTTTTTCCACACTCGATCCCATTTCTCTTCAGGATGCTTCATTCGATAGACTTTTGTTCCTGAAATCTCTTTGAAAATTTTATTATTCATTGCATAGCGCATTAGCAGAGCCATATCGTGCGCTGTTGAGCGATGATTTTCATGATCGTCTAATCCATGCGGATTTTGAAATGTTGTATTTGTCATGCCAATTTCTTCTGCTTTTTTATTCATCAAATAAACAAATCCATCTTCGCTTCCTCCAACGGCTTCTGCGATAGCTACAGCAGCATCATTACCCGAACGAAGCATCAAGCCATATACTAAATCTTTTAATTTTATTTTTTCACCTTCAACTAAATACACAGAAGAACCTTCAACACCAACTGCGTTGTGGCTAACGGTAACTGTTTTATTTATTTTGCCAGATTCAATCGCCAGTATTGCTGTCATAATTTTTGTAATGCTAGCAATTCGGCTAACTTGATCTGCATTTTTAGCATATAACACTCTCCCTGATTTCTGTTCCATCAAAATAGCACTATGAGCACTTACGCTCCCCGCTGCAGATGATGTGGAAGGCCAACCGCTGAGACATAGCAATACAATAAATAGATAGATGATACTTTTTTTGCTTCTTTTCATGTCATCCCCGTCCCTCTACCTGTTTGTACAAGTTTATGCTCGTCTTTTTTGGTTATGAATGAAAAGATTTGTCCATACAAAAAAGAACATAGAAAAAACTCTATGTTCTTTTACACTTTCACTTCATTTCTTGAAACGATTGAAAAAACAAATCTGCTTCTTGATCGGTTCCTTCTTGTAATAAATCTTCTGGAAGCGGCGGCAGCTCTTCGATACTTTTAAGGCCAAAATAGCCTAAAAATTCTTTTGTCGTTCCGTATAAGATGGCCCGACCTGCGCCTTCCGCTCGTCCCACTTCTTTTAATAAAACCTTTCCAATTAAAGTTTGAAGAGGTCTTTCCGTTTTCACTCCGCGAATCTCTTCGATTTCAGCTCTTGTAATTGGCTGCTTATACGCTACAATAGCTAACGTTTCAAGCGCTGCTTGTGATAATGATTGATTAGCGGGAGCTTCTACGAGCTTCTCAATATATGGTGCATACTCTTTTTTTGTGACAAGCTGATAGGCCCCTCCTATTTCAATAAGTGTAACTCCTCTGAACTTACACTCTTGCTCTAAGCTCTCCAAAGCACCTTGAATGTCTTCATGAGGCTTTTCTATAATCTCAGCTAACCGGCTAATGGATAGACCTTCATCACCAGAAACAAAAAGTAAGCTCTCAATAATAGCCTGTAGATTATTCGTTGTCATTCCTCTTCATTCCTTTCTCGATACGATACATAAAGCTCGTCTAGATTGTGCTGCTGTTCCACAACGAT
This genomic interval carries:
- a CDS encoding pseudouridine synthase translates to MERLQKVIAHAGVASRRKAEELIGQGRVKVNGKVVRELGTKVGPNDKIEVDEVPVESEAPVYFMLYKPRGVISAANDDKGRKTVVDFFPHVEERIYPIGRLDYDTSGLLLLTNDGEFANQLMHPKFEVDKVYVAKIKGIPSREKIRQLQRGVMLEDGKTAPARAKVLSIDKSKQTAIVELTIHEGKNRQVRRMFDAIGHSVLKLKRERYGPLDLRGLNAGEARELTAHEVKQLYSMSQTGK
- a CDS encoding spore maturation protein, with amino-acid sequence MTMLNQVSLMFIPLIVGCILLYGTYKKIPTYEKFVEGGKDGLQIAFSIIPYLVGMLVSISIFRASGALDFFLSVLKPMLQAVGVPAEIVPLALIKPISGTAALGITTDLISTYGPDSFIGRLASTMQGSTDTTFYILTVYFGAVGIKKMGDALKVGLLADLVGIIASVVIVILVFGR
- a CDS encoding nucleoside recognition domain-containing protein, which produces MVNIIWMLLTIIGIVFAIINGKIGDVNKAIFQGAGEAVTISIGLISVLVFWLGMMNIAQSAGLLDKLAKLFRPIITRLFPDVPKDHPALGYILSNMMANMFGLGNAATPLGIKAMEQLKKLNGDRDEASRSMITLLALNTTSLTLIPTTVIAIRITYNSANPTEIVGTTLLATVVATIGAIIIDRFFYYRRTRKGGKRK
- a CDS encoding D-alanyl-D-alanine carboxypeptidase family protein, whose protein sequence is MKRSKKSIIYLFIVLLCLSGWPSTSSAAGSVSAHSAILMEQKSGRVLYAKNADQVSRIASITKIMTAILAIESGKINKTVTVSHNAVGVEGSSVYLVEGEKIKLKDLVYGLMLRSGNDAAVAIAEAVGGSEDGFVYLMNKKAEEIGMTNTTFQNPHGLDDHENHRSTAHDMALLMRYAMNNKIFKEISGTKVYRMKHPEEKWDRVWKNKNKLLTTLYAYCTGGKTGYTKLAKRTLVTTATKDGMDLIAVTINAPDDWNDHISMYENAFDKYDMTSLAAKGELADIKDSFYKDQLYIKRNVVYPLTKKEQSSVEVKTTLIQPKKQWKETGEVPNVVGKLDIYRSGETIDSVPIYFEKQSEQQKGFFDRVKRLMFIQSGAKTNG
- the scpB gene encoding SMC-Scp complex subunit ScpB, whose protein sequence is MTTNNLQAIIESLLFVSGDEGLSISRLAEIIEKPHEDIQGALESLEQECKFRGVTLIEIGGAYQLVTKKEYAPYIEKLVEAPANQSLSQAALETLAIVAYKQPITRAEIEEIRGVKTERPLQTLIGKVLLKEVGRAEGAGRAILYGTTKEFLGYFGLKSIEELPPLPEDLLQEGTDQEADLFFQSFQEMK